One genomic segment of Hordeum vulgare subsp. vulgare chromosome 2H, MorexV3_pseudomolecules_assembly, whole genome shotgun sequence includes these proteins:
- the LOC123429326 gene encoding acyl-[acyl-carrier-protein] desaturase 7, chloroplastic-like → MSTLQSSLLMCPLARPWTRRGNNRGLQQVLTNITYWRCSSAGDGGRFMAEIAGLGKGSTGTGRRAAVAAKHEEEGTDDEWLMYLKPAKLEVFHHLEPWAEANVVPLLKPAEVAWQPTDLLPDLASLGADGFHAACSDITARAAGLPDAHLVCLVGNMVTEEALPTYQSIPNRFEGVRDLTGSSGTAWARWIRGWSAEENRHGDVLNRYLFLSGRVDMRQVERTIHNLINSGMVMNAARSPYHGFIYVAFQERATSISHGNTARRAKEHGDMALARICGAIAADEKRHELAYTRIVGKLFKIDPDGAVRALAYMMRLRIVMPASLVTDGRDDDLFAHYAAVAQQAGIYTASDYRSVLEHLIKQWGVEELVAGELSDEGRRARDYVCALPRKIRRLEEKANLRNGRKAQPMTPVSFSWIVDRPINITIG, encoded by the exons ATGTCGACGTTGCAAAGCTCATTGCTCATGTGTCCACTAGCGAGGCCATGGACAAGAAGAGGGAATAATAGAGGTCTCCAACAAGTACTCACAAACATCACCTACTG GAGATGCAGTAGCGCCGGCGATGGAGGAAGATTCATGGCAGAAATAGCAGGACTCGGTAAGGGAAGCACGGGAACTGGCCGGAGAGCCGCCGTTGCGGCTAAGCACGAGGAGGAGGGCACCGACGATGAGTGGCTCATGTACTTGAAGCCGGCGAAGCTGGAGGTGTTCCATCATCTCGAGCCTTGGGCGGAGGCAAACGTGGTGCCGCTCCTTAAGCCCGCGGAGGTGGCGTGGCAGCCGACGGACTTGCTGCCGGACCTGGCGTCGCTGGGCGCCGACGGCTTCCACGCGGCCTGCTCCGACATCACCGCGCGCGCGGCCGGCCTGCCCGAcgcgcacctcgtgtgcctcgtgGGGAACATGGTGACGGAGGAGGCGCTGCCGACGTACCAGAGCATACCCAACCGCTTCGAGGGAGTGCGCGACCTCACCGGCTCCAGCGGCACCGCCTGGGCGCGGTGGATCCGCGGCTGGTCCGCCGAGGAGAACCGCCACGGCGACGTGCTCAACAGGTACCTCTTCCTCTCCGGCCGCGTCGACATGCGGCAGGTCGAGAGGAccatccacaacctcatcaactccGGCATGGTCATGAACGCGGCACGGAGCCCCTACCACGGCTTCATCTACGTCGCCTTCCAGGAGCGCGCCACCTCCATCTCCCACGGCAACACGGCGCGCCGCGCCAAGGAGCACGGCGACATGGCGCTCGCCCGCATATGCGGCGCCATCGCCGCCGACGAGAAGCGGCACGAGCTGGCCTACACGCGCATCGTGGGGAAGCTGTTCAAGATCGACCCCGACGGCGCCGTGCGCGCGCTCGCCTACATGATGCGGCTGCGCATCGTCATGCCGGCGTCCCTCGTGACCGACGGCCGCGACGACGACCTGTTCGCGCACTACGCAGCCGTGGCGCAGCAGGCCGGCATTTACACGGCCTCCGACTACCGTAGCGTTCTGGAGCACCTGATAAAGCAGTGGGGAGTGGAGGAGCTGGTGGCCGGCGAGCTCTCCGACGAGGGGAGGCGTGCGCGGGACTATGTGTGCGCGCTGCCACGAAAAATCCGCAggttggaggagaaggccaatctaCGTAACGGCAGAAAGGCCCAACCCATGACACCCGTCTCATTCAGCTGGATCGTAGATAGGCCCATCAACATTACCATCGGCTAA